In the genome of Rhodoplanes sp. Z2-YC6860, one region contains:
- a CDS encoding rhodanese-like domain-containing protein, which yields MKSRTLVKFAAVVGLVAAMATTANAENLNIWQATLGESGQKTGEVSTEQMRRIIIDNSAIVLDTRTPAEFEAGHIPGARVLDVSQDTQVGEVLNLVGGDKIKALVLYCNGPYCQASRRLADQLAAAGFSNVRRYQLGMPIWRSLGGPTAIELGGVKRVFGQDKTAVFIDVRSADEFAKSSLPGAVNTPVEDVLSGKLKKMALPEDDFNRRVVLFGRNAMQARQFAEVLSKRPWHNIAYFAGAYELLESAVSKN from the coding sequence ATGAAGAGCCGCACACTCGTGAAGTTCGCTGCAGTCGTGGGCCTTGTCGCTGCAATGGCAACCACCGCGAACGCCGAAAACCTGAATATCTGGCAGGCGACCCTTGGGGAATCTGGCCAGAAGACAGGTGAAGTCAGCACCGAGCAGATGCGGCGGATAATCATCGACAACAGTGCGATCGTGCTCGACACCCGCACGCCGGCCGAATTCGAAGCCGGACACATTCCCGGCGCGCGGGTTCTGGACGTCTCTCAGGATACCCAGGTCGGAGAAGTCCTGAATCTGGTGGGCGGGGACAAGATCAAGGCGCTAGTCCTCTACTGCAATGGTCCGTATTGCCAAGCAAGCCGACGCTTGGCGGATCAGCTGGCGGCAGCGGGCTTCAGCAATGTGCGGCGCTATCAGCTCGGCATGCCAATTTGGCGCTCGCTCGGCGGCCCAACTGCGATCGAGCTAGGCGGCGTCAAGCGGGTGTTCGGGCAGGACAAGACTGCCGTCTTCATTGACGTCCGCTCCGCAGATGAGTTTGCCAAAAGCAGCCTCCCCGGCGCCGTGAACACACCGGTGGAGGACGTGCTTTCCGGCAAGTTAAAGAAGATGGCATTGCCCGAGGACGATTTTAATCGCCGTGTAGTTTTGTTTGGTCGTAACGCTATGCAGGCCCGCCAGTTCGCGGAAGTGCTTAGTAAGCGGCCCTGGCACAATATAGCCTATTTCGCCGGTGCCTATGAGTTGCTCGAATCTGCGGTTTCGAAAAACTGA
- a CDS encoding chemotaxis protein CheX, with protein sequence MPALNGATHRADPFVKFGCTMANHASPPLGDLEKDALAELSNIAMARAANSLRQMVKHQVLLSVPSVDILSKDDAAQIISNPDSPSLVAVRQDFSGPFSGRALLIFPESNSLELVRAVVGHELPLEDIGSLEDEALAETGNIILNSWVATLANLLKKSLQMSLPVVIRGDSRQMLKGEESQTLVLFLHIRFEISTRNIQGYVALLMDIPSIDSLRSLLANFIKDLTHK encoded by the coding sequence GTGCCGGCATTGAACGGCGCCACACATCGTGCCGATCCGTTCGTAAAATTCGGATGTACTATGGCTAACCACGCCTCTCCCCCACTCGGCGATCTTGAAAAAGATGCGCTCGCGGAGCTTTCGAACATCGCGATGGCCCGCGCGGCGAACAGCTTACGCCAGATGGTCAAGCATCAAGTCCTGCTTTCTGTCCCGAGCGTGGATATTCTTTCGAAGGATGACGCGGCCCAAATCATCAGCAACCCGGACAGCCCCAGTCTGGTGGCCGTGCGACAGGATTTCAGTGGTCCGTTCTCGGGACGCGCGCTGCTGATTTTTCCGGAATCCAACAGCCTCGAATTGGTCCGCGCCGTGGTGGGTCACGAGCTTCCGCTTGAAGACATCGGGAGTCTTGAAGACGAAGCGCTCGCAGAAACCGGCAACATTATTCTGAACAGTTGGGTCGCGACACTCGCCAATCTTCTCAAGAAAAGTCTGCAAATGTCGCTACCGGTCGTCATCCGGGGCGACAGCCGGCAAATGTTGAAAGGTGAAGAAAGCCAAACTCTCGTTCTGTTTCTTCATATCCGGTTTGAGATCAGCACTCGAAACATTCAGGGCTACGTTGCCCTCTTGATGGACATACCGTCCATCGACAGCCTGAGATCTTTGCTTGCGAACTTCATCAAAGACCTAACGCATAAGTAG